Within Plasmodium vinckei vinckei genome assembly, chromosome: PVVCY_12, the genomic segment agctTAAACATGTAGGaaagtaatatataaatatattataaaatttacaaagtaaaaaatatatatatggcaTAGCAAATATCCTTTTGAATGCCAAGTTTCTTCTCATTATTTCTCGTTCGAAtgaacaataataaaacatggTTTTACATTCTCTTTCTCTCTCTCTctctctatatatatatatatgtacatgaAATTGCAAACTACTTCCCAAACAAGTGAAATCCTTAACCACCAATTGGGAATACAATACCTATGTTAGgcaaaaatgttaatatgataattaaatcatttatatgtagttgtataacatataaattaaattataataagtagtcatattcatattctataaacatttttaaatataattatactaactttttttttggaataattaaaaacacAAATTGTTGTAggatatgaaaaaataaatataattttttaaaaccataataaaaatatacaactttattttatattataacattGTCTcttacacattttttttttttcacttattatatttgttaattataaaaataaagaacattttttactatCATATGCTATATATTACGAAAACTTTGATTATATGATTAGgacaacatttttttaatttggtATGTAGGAAAATTTCGATATaactatataatatgaatttatttcttttgttCTTAAATGGTTGTATAAAACTTTTCAATAAGTCTTGCacatttatattcaaaGTTATAAAAACGGTGTGTGCAtatgaaattttttttttttcatccatgaaaaatgtaaagATAAGTGttcaaaaaatggaaatagaataaatatcaatataatattgaaaaataaaacgaGCAATCCTAATATGTTTAAGGATTACTAATAAATTAGGATATAACTACAcctacatatataatacatgcCTTTACCCTCATTCGTTTGTATGactaaatttaaatataggaataaaaaatatgtacagcatatgtaataaaatatgcaagaataaaattattagatTAGGTTAGGGACCtttaaaaaagggaaatgttattataatatatttaataaataattgagAACGATATAAAAACacactatttatatataataattaaatcattgatttttttgtgatttattaattcaAGTTTAACAATACTTAGGagagaaaaaaaggaaaaattattccatattacaatatttggctatatactttttttttcttgcCGTTCAGGACGAAATAAGAGAAGAAGTGTGGCAATAGggtataaattttattaacagtgcaggaaaaaaaaaaaataataatagcaataataaaaataatagtatatatcaataaatagaaaatttaatattacatattcATAGCTATATTGCTAAAAGTTAAAACAAACTTAAAGGGTGTTTGGAGAAtactattttcataattgcCATTGATGGAttgtgaaataaaaaatttgcaAAAATAAACAGCTTCACATTTAATTGTGagcaatatatatatattgagaAACACATTGAAGAAATTTTTATCGAATAAATTTCCTAATataaggaaataaaaactcAATAACATCAAAAGAAAAGgagtaaaatattttttgttttttttttttataataaaataacgtGATAAAAATGACATTAGGCCCAGTAGTTACCGGAACATCAGTAATAGCCctgaaatacaaaaatggGGTAATGATTGCAGCTGACAAAAAAggtaaaatttttatgtaaaaaaatataagcaataattattagtaataaaaatagtacaTAGTTTGTTATATGtgcatgtttttttttctttttatatttacagcTAGCTATGGAAACTATGCAAAATTCCAAAATGTGCAAAGGATTTTCAAGATAAGCAACAAAACAGTAATGAGCTTTAGTGGGGAACTAGCCGATGCTCAATATTTACATGAATTATTAACACGAGTTAATGTAAATGATGTAGTAGAAAAGAAAAGCAAATATGATTTACAtgatacaaaatattaCCATTCATATGTAAGtagattattttataatagaaaaaataagatcGATCCTTTATTTgacaatataataatagctGGTTTAAATTCACAAGAATATGATGACAATgataaagatatattattatattcagagaaacaaaataatgaagaatataaagacattgataaaaatgatttatatattggATTTGTTGATATGCATGGAACTCACTTCTGTGAGGATTATATAACAACAGGTTATGCTCGATACTTTGCCCTTACATTATTACGAAACCATTATAGAGATAATATGACTGAAGATGAAGCTCGttcattattaaatgaatgtttaaaagtattatattttaggGACACAAGAgcttcaaataaaatacaaatagtTAAAGTAACTAGTAAAGGTGTTGAATATGAAGACCCATATATACTTAATTGTGATTTAAATTCTCGGGATTATATTTATCCTTCTACAATGCTTCCCGCAACTGGTTGTATGTGGTAGATCCAAATGAAAACTTAGTGATATTTGCTACTAGAACGATTAATATTGTTCATGGTTAGCAGTCACTACATCTTCTTACACATAttcatgcatatatatgtgcacAATTTTTGTTgtgatatttatttttatgtaaatacacaattttttacatatacgtacatgtttttttttaatttaattttttaaattcacCCATTTACGAAAACTTCCACATGTACAGCCAAAACTAAAATACCCGACTAAAAGCCAGTCGACCATGCTAATAtataagtaataaaaattcatgAAAACTCATGTGAATGAGCTAACAATTGAAACTAATTGCaatcttttatttaaaattatataattagtaaaagtttttataaaaaaaaaagtatgaAATAATAGAGTTACCCAAATGGTACTCATATATACGGCCATGCTAATTGCACATTTAATTAcgaatgaaaaaaaaaaaaaaataagttttatctacatatatgtatgacTAAAATAATCATCTCGTTCTGcacttttatattcatcaaTAAGATTTTGTGTAATCTCTTTTGAAGACTCCATTTCTTCAAAGTTTCCTTGACCATCTGCACTAGAAAACATGggttcttttttataattttctaaaaaggctcttcttttaaataatctATCAAATTGAGTAACACAACGTTCAAAAAGTGTCGAAATAGATGTATGATTTGCCATCATAAGTCCAGAAACTTTATGTGGTGAAACAATATGAGGTGATTGTTTTGCTAATGTAACTTGAATAGATGCAGGATTCCATTTTATAAAGTTTACTAACTTTCGATCTCTTATTCTTTGTAAGCCTTTATGTACTTGTGTAGGATCAGTTTCACctcttattatatttaaaattgaaatataCATGCCTCTACGTACAGGAACAGAAaccataatattttttgtatgtaATAACCTCTTCATAACATCTAATACAGTTGTTTTTTGAACATTAGAAATATGTTTATCTACTGTTATTGGTGTATAAGATGTAACTAAGAAATGACATTTAGGATTAATAATGAGTGATGAAATTAAACTAATCATATCATTATTCATACTCCCTGGATATCTAAGTGTTGTAGTAGACGCAGACATAACATttgaaattaaattatttgttt encodes:
- a CDS encoding proteasome subunit beta type-4, putative, giving the protein MTLGPVVTGTSVIALKYKNGVMIAADKKASYGNYAKFQNVQRIFKISNKTVMSFSGELADAQYLHELLTRVNVNDVVEKKSKYDLHDTKYYHSYVSRLFYNRKNKIDPLFDNIIIAGLNSQEYDDNDKDILLYSEKQNNEEYKDIDKNDLYIGFVDMHGTHFCEDYITTGYARYFALTLLRNHYRDNMTEDEARSLLNECLKVLYFRDTRASNKIQIVKVTSKGVEYEDPYILNCDLNSRDYIYPSTMLPATGCMW